DNA from Chryseomicrobium sp. FSL W7-1435:
AATCGTATAGTTTCTTTAACTCGGTCAAGTGTTCAAGTTGTTCAAGGAATAGACGTTTCTCAGCCAACTGTTGAAGTAAGTCTTCTTCAGTCGGAAACACTTCTTGCTTTTGCTGTAGTTCAACTACTTGGTGTTCCAATTGATGGACGAGCTGTTGTTTCTCTTGAACATCTTGTTTGAAACGGCCATGATCAAATGCAACTTGCTCAATTTTCCCACGTATTTCCTCAAGTTCTTTTAGTAGCAGTTGTTGCTGTTCAACTGCACGTTTCTTCTCCTGAACCTTCTCTTGCCATTCAGTAACAGCTAGTTCCGCCTCTTGAAATTGTGGTCGGATACTATGAAGTTCTTCTGACAGTTTCTGCAACCTGCGTTCACGGTCTTGAACACTCGAAGTAACCGTGGAGAGCGTCACTTCTCGCCAGTAATCCCCTATATTTTCTTCAATAAATCGTTTACCTTCTTCTTCTATACTTTCCGTACGACCTACTCGCAAGATTCGAATATCCTTGTTTGCAAGTAAACGACTAAGAGCGTTATCAACCGCTAAATTTGACTGGGAGGCAACCAGTGTTCGTAAACCCGCCTTCGCATTTTGTAGGCAAATCTCTGAGATGACTGTAGTTTTACCAGTTCCAGGTGGCCCTTGAATAACATACAGGTCTTCTGCCGCAAAAGCACCTTCTACAGCGCGTCGTTGGAACTCATTAAGAGGATGTGAGTATGTCAACTTAGGAATAGGTCGAAGCGGTGCTACAGGTGGAGATTCTTCAAATAGGATTTGTTCCAGAAGAGGATTTTCAGCATGTCCTTTTTCTAGCTGATGAAAGCCAGAGCGAAGTCGTCGAATTTGACTGAGTGAAGCAAAATTTGTCAGTACGGCCTCGTTGCCAAATCGGTCCATTGGTGTTTTTCGAATCACATCTTCCATATAGGAGACGACATCTACTTCAATGGTTTTTTGACGTGGATTTGCCTTAGCAACCTTCCCAATCTCTCGACCGATGCTCACTAGCTTAACATCCATGTCCTTAAGTTGTTTCCATTGATCAGTCTTTAACTCTACTTGATAGAGAGTAAGCTTTCGAAAATCCTTTTGAATCGAAATATCTGTGAACGAGAGTCGAATATCGGCAACATCCATCTGTTGCTCTTGAATGGCCAAATAACCTTCCCATCCCACGATACGTTTTTTCACATAATCCGTTCGCTCATTTGCAAGTGGCAGTTCATGTAACCATTCTCGAAATGGAGCCGCGATAGGATTTCTAACTCTTGGATCTGGCGAAAAGGAAAGATTCACGGAACGTCGCCAATTGGTTGGCTGGCTGGTTTTTTTAGGAACCATCATAAAATGAACCGCGGTCATCACATTGTCTTCCAGCAGCAGCGTCAAAACAGGCACCTTACGATCCTGTTGAGGATTTGAAAAATCCGTAAAATAAAGCAGAATCTTAGTTGCGGTCTGCTCCGGTTCCTTATTTTTTTCAATCTGAACAGTAAAGGTTGGTTGTTCAGTCAAAAAACCAGCCTCTCCCCATCCAAATCGTTTAAATGCATCTTGGACAGACTTTGTTAGACGTACTGGACAAGTAAATGTGCGTAATGTTGTCATCATATCCCTCATTTGTATCTGTTCCTTTAATAGTACAATGAATGGTTTTGAGATGAAACCGTCAGAAGTCCTTTCTTTTTGCACCTCATTTCCCGGGAAATTCTTTGGTGTTCAAGAAAGGGAATGGTATACTTTTCATTATCGACTTTGCGACTAGGAGAGGATGAGATTGATGGCTAAAGTAGGGCTAGGACGTGCTCAGTTTCAAAATTTTGATGAAGCTGCAGATACTATTTTGAACATGATGGCAAAACTTCTTCAAATTAACACGCTGTTTATAGCAAAAAACGATAAGGTCTCTAATGAAATCTATAAAGTCATGAATCAAGAAGAGACTTTACTTGAAGTAGGTACCGTTCTCCCATTTGAACAGACGTTTTGTAAAGTAAGTGTGGCTCATGGTCACCATGTGCTCTACATCCCCGACATCACCACTCATGAAAGCACGAAGAATCTGCAAGTCACTCATAATTTAAAATCAGGTAGTTTCGTTGGCATACCAATTTTTACTGGAAACGGCGATAATTATGGTACGATTTGCGGTTTAGATACAAACCCTTTTGTATTAAGTGATGAGCATTTGAATCTCTTTGAAACTATGAGTGATTTATTGTCTTATGTATTAGAATTGGATGATGCACAGCGACAAATCCAAAATTTATCAGTCCCTATCGTTCCGTTAACACAAGGAATCGCAATTTTGCCAGTTATCGGCAATATAACACGTAGACGTGTTGAGCAATTAGTGGAAGTCGCACTCATAAGAAGCCAAGAATTGAATCTTGATTATCTGTTCGTTGATTTATCTGGCATTACGGACATGGATCATTCCGCTGCAGATTCACTCATGAAAATAACCAACCTCTTAAACTTATTAGGAGTGAAACCTGTCTTAACGGGATTACGTCCTGAAACTGTTTTGAAAACTAACCAGTTAGGGATTGAATTGAAAAATGTCATGATTGAAGCAAATTTAGAGCGAGCCCTTTCCAAAATTGGTTTTAGCCTTCAAAAGAACTCATAAAAAAACACTCCAGTGTAAAATTTACTGGAGTGTTTTATTTCATTAGTTTAAATCTTCTGCTGCTTGCTCTTGAAGTTGTTGGAATGCTTGAGAAACACGCTCAAACTCTGCATCCTCTTCGATTTCATATAATTCTTCTTCTCCCTCTATACGTAAGAAAAAGACATCAATATCTTCTTTAGATTCATCTTGAACATCTTCAGAAAATGCAACAGCTGCATAGTCTGTCTCATCGACATTGACGAGGCCGAGAACTTCAATTTCTACTTCTTGTCCATTCTCGTCATCCATTGAAAAAACATCGCCTACTTGTACAGTACTCATTTCGTTTCCTCCTCGTAATCTGCCTTACTCTCTCAGCATAGCATACTTCCCCTACCTAAGAATATACTCTACTTTTCCCTGAAGTCGATGCTTCAAACGACTTAAAACGATCTGTTAAAAGTTACTTGATTGCCAACGTAAGCTAGCGTTTCACGCAATACAAAGGGAAATTGCTCTG
Protein-coding regions in this window:
- a CDS encoding STAS domain-containing protein, which gives rise to MAKVGLGRAQFQNFDEAADTILNMMAKLLQINTLFIAKNDKVSNEIYKVMNQEETLLEVGTVLPFEQTFCKVSVAHGHHVLYIPDITTHESTKNLQVTHNLKSGSFVGIPIFTGNGDNYGTICGLDTNPFVLSDEHLNLFETMSDLLSYVLELDDAQRQIQNLSVPIVPLTQGIAILPVIGNITRRRVEQLVEVALIRSQELNLDYLFVDLSGITDMDHSAADSLMKITNLLNLLGVKPVLTGLRPETVLKTNQLGIELKNVMIEANLERALSKIGFSLQKNS
- a CDS encoding DUF1292 domain-containing protein, which translates into the protein MSTVQVGDVFSMDDENGQEVEIEVLGLVNVDETDYAAVAFSEDVQDESKEDIDVFFLRIEGEEELYEIEEDAEFERVSQAFQQLQEQAAEDLN